One Nostoc punctiforme PCC 73102 DNA window includes the following coding sequences:
- a CDS encoding zinc-dependent alcohol dehydrogenase — protein MKAVVFHGIGDIRLDNVPEPKIKESTDAIIRLTSSAICGTDLHMIRGTFTGMKPGTILGHEGVGIVEEIGSNVRNLKVGDRVVVPSTIACGYCSYCRTGYHAQCDNANPNGHNAGTAFFGGPEAAGPFDGLQAEYARIPYANAGLVKLPKEVTDDQAILLSDIFPTAYFGADIAEITPGDTVAIFGCGPVGQFAIVSARLFGAGHIIAVDTIPSRLEMARDLGAEIIDYNAEDPIEAIRELTGGIGVDRAIDAVGVDANAPDSGPAAEKARQEAQQFQQQLQQIAPKTNPQNGNWHPGNAPSLVLEWAVQALAKAGTLSIIGVYPPSHNFFPIGTAMNKNLTINMGNCNHRKYIPTLVDLVRNGTVDPTKVLTQVEPLMSVIDAYKAFDRRQPGWVKVELVPGATLANV, from the coding sequence ATGAAAGCAGTGGTTTTTCACGGAATCGGAGATATTCGATTAGATAACGTACCAGAACCAAAAATTAAAGAATCAACAGATGCCATTATTCGGCTGACTTCTAGTGCAATTTGTGGCACGGATTTACACATGATTCGGGGAACATTCACGGGAATGAAACCCGGTACAATTCTGGGACATGAAGGCGTTGGTATTGTTGAAGAGATTGGCTCCAATGTGCGGAATCTTAAGGTGGGCGATCGCGTTGTTGTTCCCTCGACAATTGCCTGTGGCTACTGTTCATATTGCCGTACAGGATATCACGCTCAATGTGATAACGCCAATCCCAACGGACATAACGCCGGAACAGCTTTTTTCGGAGGCCCTGAAGCAGCAGGCCCCTTCGATGGATTGCAGGCTGAATATGCTCGAATTCCTTATGCCAATGCAGGCTTGGTCAAGCTACCAAAAGAAGTCACAGACGATCAAGCAATTTTATTGTCTGACATCTTCCCTACGGCATACTTTGGAGCCGATATTGCAGAGATCACACCAGGAGATACAGTTGCCATTTTTGGTTGTGGCCCTGTTGGACAGTTTGCCATTGTCAGCGCCAGACTGTTCGGTGCAGGACACATCATTGCAGTAGATACAATTCCTTCACGCTTAGAAATGGCGCGTGATTTGGGTGCAGAAATCATCGATTACAATGCCGAAGACCCAATTGAGGCTATCCGCGAACTTACTGGAGGAATTGGTGTAGATCGAGCCATTGATGCAGTTGGCGTAGATGCGAATGCTCCTGACAGTGGCCCAGCCGCCGAAAAAGCACGACAAGAAGCACAACAATTCCAGCAGCAGTTACAACAAATTGCCCCTAAAACTAATCCTCAAAATGGCAATTGGCATCCAGGGAATGCTCCGTCTCTTGTATTAGAGTGGGCAGTTCAGGCATTAGCTAAAGCTGGTACACTCTCGATTATTGGTGTTTATCCACCAAGCCATAATTTTTTTCCCATCGGCACGGCGATGAACAAAAATCTTACAATCAACATGGGTAATTGTAATCACCGCAAATATATTCCTACTTTGGTAGATTTGGTTCGTAATGGCACAGTAGACCCCACAAAAGTCTTAACCCAAGTCGAGCCGTTAATGTCAGTTATTGATGCATATAAGGCATTTGACCGACGGCAACCAGGTTGGGTGAAGGTAGAATTAGTGCCAGGAGCAACTTTAGCTAATGTTTAG
- a CDS encoding transposase, producing MRQRLSEQLDAWLNKAKNSSVSLLRSFAVSLESDYDAVKAGVTMSVSNGPVEGHINRLKMLKRQMYGRAKIDLLERRFLLAI from the coding sequence GTGCGTCAACGTCTGAGCGAGCAGCTCGATGCTTGGTTAAACAAAGCTAAAAACAGCTCGGTTTCTTTGTTGCGCTCCTTTGCTGTTAGTTTAGAGTCTGACTACGATGCTGTGAAAGCAGGTGTAACTATGTCAGTTAGTAATGGCCCAGTTGAAGGGCATATTAATCGACTGAAAATGTTAAAGCGGCAGATGTATGGTCGCGCCAAAATAGATTTACTGGAGCGACGGTTTTTGTTGGCTATTTGA
- a CDS encoding peptidoglycan-binding domain-containing protein produces the protein MNTRLMRSIILPLGLISTLFLGMLPFSFAPAKAQTNNALAARFSKYSPTKAPFLAPGSRGQAVRDVQAALQRLGFYNGAVDGIYGSRTATAVATFQRSHRIVGDGRVGALTWQALRSSIAPRRRSF, from the coding sequence ATGAATACTCGATTAATGCGCTCAATAATTTTACCATTGGGCTTGATTTCTACATTGTTTTTGGGAATGTTACCCTTTAGTTTTGCACCTGCTAAGGCACAGACAAATAATGCCTTAGCAGCTAGGTTTTCAAAATACTCTCCCACAAAAGCCCCTTTTCTTGCACCTGGATCTCGTGGACAGGCTGTGAGAGATGTGCAAGCTGCTCTACAAAGGTTAGGATTTTATAATGGAGCTGTTGATGGTATCTATGGCTCTAGAACCGCTACAGCAGTAGCTACTTTTCAGCGATCGCACAGAATAGTTGGTGATGGTAGGGTAGGAGCGCTGACGTGGCAAGCTTTACGTAGTAGTATAGCTCCCCGCCGTCGTTCTTTCTAA
- a CDS encoding SDR family oxidoreductase yields the protein MNTSKPEVVVITGASAGIGRATVRAFAKRGAYIGLVARSRDGLEAARQEVEAAGAKALVLPTDVSDPEQVEAAAAAVEKEFGPIDIWVNDAMASILSPFTEIKPEEFRRVTEVTYLGYVYGTMAALRRMKPRDRGTIVQVGSALAYRSIPLQSAYCGAKSAIRGFTDSIRCELHHDRSNVHITMVQMPAVNTPQFDWIENNMPHKPQPVPPIFQPEVAAEAIVWAATHKRRELYVGSSTVEAILGTKVAPGILDRYLGKTGYKSQQTEQPENKNRLSNLWEPLPGDRGAHGRFDDQAQDYSAQLWATENQDWLILGLGAGVVLVAVGAYLNHQAQQERYVAQKDEDDRISESDIRAEVARQLHQSTNRSSKLDKWNLLTGLTRFAWKALTTESKNNQKATQS from the coding sequence ATGAATACATCAAAACCTGAAGTAGTTGTCATTACCGGGGCCTCCGCCGGTATAGGAAGAGCCACCGTTCGCGCATTTGCCAAGCGAGGAGCCTATATTGGACTAGTCGCCCGCAGTCGTGATGGGCTGGAAGCTGCGCGTCAAGAAGTCGAGGCGGCTGGTGCTAAAGCACTGGTGCTACCAACCGATGTTTCCGACCCCGAACAAGTGGAAGCGGCGGCGGCGGCGGTAGAAAAAGAGTTTGGCCCGATAGATATCTGGGTCAATGATGCGATGGCATCGATTTTGTCACCATTTACAGAGATTAAACCAGAGGAATTTCGGCGCGTAACCGAAGTGACATATTTAGGATATGTTTATGGAACAATGGCAGCATTGCGACGGATGAAGCCACGCGATCGCGGCACAATTGTGCAAGTAGGTTCTGCCCTTGCCTATCGCTCAATTCCCTTACAGTCAGCTTATTGCGGTGCTAAGTCTGCTATTCGCGGGTTCACAGATTCTATTCGTTGCGAACTGCACCACGATCGCAGCAATGTTCACATCACAATGGTGCAAATGCCAGCAGTGAACACGCCGCAGTTTGACTGGATCGAGAACAATATGCCCCATAAACCTCAGCCAGTACCGCCGATTTTCCAACCAGAAGTTGCAGCTGAAGCGATTGTTTGGGCAGCAACACATAAACGGCGCGAACTCTATGTAGGTAGCTCTACAGTTGAGGCCATCTTAGGTACAAAAGTTGCCCCCGGAATACTAGACCGCTACCTCGGTAAAACTGGATACAAGAGCCAGCAGACAGAACAACCAGAAAATAAGAATCGTTTGAGCAACTTGTGGGAACCCCTACCAGGTGATCGCGGCGCTCATGGAAGATTTGATGACCAAGCACAGGACTACAGCGCTCAACTTTGGGCAACCGAAAATCAAGATTGGCTTATTTTAGGATTAGGTGCTGGTGTGGTCTTGGTAGCAGTGGGGGCTTATTTGAATCATCAAGCTCAACAAGAGCGATATGTTGCTCAAAAAGATGAAGACGACAGAATCTCTGAGTCAGATATTCGTGCTGAAGTAGCTCGACAGTTACATCAAAGCACAAATCGCAGCAGCAAACTAGATAAATGGAATTTGCTAACAGGATTGACTAGATTTGCTTGGAAAGCATTAACCACAGAATCCAAAAATAATCAAAAAGCTACTCAAAGTTGA
- a CDS encoding transposase: MDLEHSRPIALLKDALAETLAEWLKAHPGVKVVSRDRSKTYESGIRQGAPEAIQVADRFHLLQNLSQTLYQVFGIHAKVRKSCGKTSI, encoded by the coding sequence ATTGACCTGGAACACAGCCGACCAATTGCTCTACTAAAAGATGCCTTGGCTGAAACCTTGGCAGAATGGTTAAAAGCCCACCCTGGTGTCAAAGTCGTCTCACGAGATCGGTCAAAAACTTATGAAAGTGGCATTCGTCAAGGCGCACCAGAAGCCATTCAAGTTGCAGACCGTTTTCACTTATTGCAGAACTTATCTCAAACGCTCTATCAAGTCTTTGGTATTCATGCCAAAGTACGTAAAAGTTGTGGAAAAACAAGTATTTAG
- a CDS encoding PRC-barrel domain-containing protein, with protein MRLRITALKSEMNSQNAYKSVGLTNTAYEREIQPLSQFLIKFNSFNRRNNMILYKLDEYNPNYTNEIFNGNDIKNFDVYADDARVGSVVNILVDENDARFRYFIIDTGFWIFDKQVLLPVGLARLDYDNKHLFVSKLTKEQVKNLPEFSESLAIDNEYEERVRGVYRPLVPSAMSGILGTPAFYNYTMEPYFYEMNDPNFRTYEENLRNKRN; from the coding sequence ATGCGTCTACGCATCACTGCCTTAAAAAGCGAAATGAATTCTCAAAATGCTTATAAAAGCGTTGGTTTAACCAATACTGCTTATGAAAGAGAAATTCAGCCTTTAAGTCAGTTTTTAATCAAGTTTAACAGTTTTAATAGGAGGAACAATATGATTTTATATAAACTGGATGAATACAATCCTAACTATACCAATGAAATTTTTAATGGTAATGACATTAAAAACTTTGATGTTTACGCTGATGATGCTAGGGTTGGTTCTGTTGTCAACATATTAGTCGATGAAAATGATGCCCGTTTCCGGTATTTTATCATTGATACAGGCTTTTGGATTTTCGACAAACAAGTTTTGCTCCCGGTCGGTTTAGCTCGTCTGGACTATGACAACAAACATCTTTTCGTTTCTAAACTGACTAAAGAGCAGGTAAAAAATTTACCCGAATTTAGCGAATCTTTAGCAATCGATAATGAGTATGAAGAACGAGTTAGAGGAGTTTATCGACCTTTAGTGCCATCAGCGATGTCAGGTATATTAGGTACTCCTGCTTTTTATAATTACACGATGGAGCCTTACTTTTACGAAATGAACGATCCTAACTTCAGAACCTATGAAGAAAATTTGAGAAATAAAAGAAATTAA
- a CDS encoding four helix bundle protein has translation MSYRNQFIWQRAVQLAINCYKFTRLFPQSELYGLTSQIRRSFVSVASNIAEGYGRRSKQEYVQFLHIALGSLRELDTQLIIAKEVDLADKNLFIPLLNEVEEMQSILVASLNKLKV, from the coding sequence ATGAGTTATAGAAATCAGTTTATCTGGCAAAGAGCGGTTCAACTTGCTATCAATTGTTATAAATTTACCCGTCTATTTCCTCAGTCAGAATTGTATGGTTTAACTAGTCAAATCCGACGTTCTTTTGTATCTGTAGCATCCAACATAGCCGAAGGATATGGAAGACGTTCAAAGCAAGAATACGTACAGTTTTTGCATATTGCTTTAGGCTCTTTAAGAGAACTCGATACACAATTAATCATTGCTAAAGAAGTAGATTTGGCAGATAAAAACCTTTTTATTCCCCTATTAAATGAAGTTGAGGAAATGCAAAGTATATTAGTTGCAAGTTTAAACAAACTCAAAGTTTGA
- a CDS encoding transposase family protein produces MSVLTHLLPDSSNLRLENCQLDKIKTQINLIVSAISRVVNCPVCNQPTQKIHSSYERLLVDLPWADYSITLQLRVRKFFCINSLCKRRIFTERLTNVTAPWARKTLRLAQRLSVIGLANGGAAGERLLQQWGIKVSRNTPLNLVRSIPLPPIVTPHTLGVDDF; encoded by the coding sequence ATGTCGGTGCTAACTCACCTATTACCAGATTCAAGCAATCTGAGACTTGAGAATTGCCAACTTGACAAGATAAAAACTCAGATAAATTTGATTGTTTCCGCAATCAGTAGAGTAGTTAACTGTCCAGTTTGTAACCAACCAACTCAAAAAATTCATAGTAGCTATGAACGCTTATTAGTAGACTTACCCTGGGCTGATTACAGCATTACCTTACAGTTACGGGTAAGGAAGTTTTTTTGCATCAATAGTTTGTGTAAACGACGCATTTTTACAGAAAGGCTGACCAATGTAACCGCACCTTGGGCTAGAAAAACTCTACGTTTAGCTCAACGACTGAGTGTGATTGGTTTAGCTAATGGTGGTGCAGCAGGGGAAAGACTCTTACAGCAATGGGGGATAAAAGTTTCTCGCAACACACCGTTAAATTTAGTCCGCTCAATCCCACTGCCACCAATCGTAACGCCACATACTCTTGGGGTAGACGACTTTTGA
- a CDS encoding glycoside hydrolase family 15 protein codes for MKILSQGQAFGSPGIDPQWTHANKDGVGTAYSTSSRVWFTVWNGVVTEIYHPTVDRPQVRDLQYLISDGKSFFHEEKRHLESKVEPMWIHGLGYRITNSDPQGRYAVIKEVIADPHLSCILQHTKLTGDSDFISQLQLYALCAPHLEVGGRGNNGYAVQVAGHRILTAEKAGTWLALSATVPFTRLSCGYVGQSDGWTDLADNFRMDWEFDSAVDGNLALTGKLNLNGSKEFTLGLAFGTTLHNAISTLFQSLNIPFEKQKQQYNEQWKRSRDGIHSLENASYDDGKLYHNSVSLLLAHEDKSYPGALIASMAIPWGEAKDDQDQGGYHLVWTRDLVSSVTGLVAAGETDTAVRSLIYLATSQQEDGGFAQNFWVDGEPYWKGIQLDEVAFPILLAWILHQEKVPLHFDIYPMILRAAGYLIRHGPATQQERWEENSGYSPSTLASNIAALICAAQFVRESGDEATAQFIEEYADFLESHIEAWTVTTEGTLVPGIKRHYIRITPTNINNPQPNENPNQGTLLIASQPPGEPAEFPAKEIVDGGFLQLVRYGIRKPDDPIIVDSVKVIDAILKVDTPVGPCWHRYNHDCYGQQEDGSPYIGYGKGHAWPLLTGERGHYELAAGGDVKTYIKVVEGFASNTCLLPEQVWDEADRPDIHQYLGKPTGSAMPLMWAHAEYIKLLRSNHDGQVFDFIPEVANRYLGERKQCKSLEIWKFNRQIDKVKKGYTLRIHALASFQLHWSDDNWQTVKDTPSTSTKLGVNFVDISVSDNQQQPIIFTFFWIDTSKWEQRNYTVAVS; via the coding sequence ATGAAAATTCTTAGTCAAGGACAGGCTTTTGGTTCACCTGGCATCGATCCTCAATGGACTCATGCCAATAAAGATGGAGTAGGAACAGCTTACTCTACCTCCAGTCGCGTTTGGTTTACTGTCTGGAACGGTGTTGTGACTGAAATCTACCACCCCACAGTAGACAGACCCCAAGTTCGGGATTTACAGTATCTCATTTCTGATGGTAAAAGCTTTTTCCACGAAGAGAAACGCCATCTCGAATCAAAAGTAGAACCGATGTGGATTCATGGTTTAGGATATCGCATCACTAATTCCGATCCCCAAGGGCGTTATGCTGTAATCAAAGAAGTGATTGCTGACCCGCATTTATCCTGTATTTTACAACATACAAAGTTAACAGGAGATAGCGATTTTATTTCCCAACTCCAGCTATACGCTTTATGTGCGCCGCATCTGGAAGTCGGAGGTAGAGGTAATAATGGTTACGCTGTACAAGTTGCTGGACATCGGATTCTAACGGCCGAGAAAGCAGGAACATGGCTAGCGCTGAGTGCAACAGTTCCCTTTACTCGTCTTTCCTGTGGCTACGTTGGACAAAGTGATGGTTGGACAGATTTAGCTGATAATTTTCGGATGGATTGGGAGTTTGACAGTGCTGTAGATGGCAACCTTGCTTTGACTGGAAAATTAAATCTCAATGGCAGTAAAGAGTTTACTTTAGGGCTGGCATTTGGGACAACTCTGCACAATGCAATTTCCACACTGTTTCAGTCACTCAATATTCCTTTTGAGAAGCAGAAGCAGCAATATAACGAACAGTGGAAGCGATCGCGCGACGGCATCCACTCATTAGAAAATGCTTCTTATGATGATGGGAAGTTGTATCACAACAGCGTTAGTTTGTTGTTGGCACACGAAGACAAAAGCTATCCCGGTGCTTTAATTGCATCTATGGCTATCCCTTGGGGTGAAGCCAAAGACGACCAAGACCAAGGAGGATATCACCTTGTCTGGACGCGGGATCTGGTCAGTAGTGTAACAGGTTTGGTGGCTGCTGGGGAAACAGATACAGCAGTGCGATCGCTAATTTATCTTGCAACCAGCCAGCAAGAAGATGGTGGTTTTGCCCAAAATTTCTGGGTTGATGGTGAACCTTACTGGAAAGGTATTCAGCTAGATGAAGTGGCATTTCCAATTTTACTGGCATGGATATTGCACCAAGAAAAAGTACCACTGCACTTTGATATTTATCCCATGATTTTACGAGCGGCAGGTTATTTAATTCGTCATGGCCCTGCTACCCAACAAGAACGCTGGGAAGAAAACAGTGGCTATTCACCTTCTACACTGGCATCTAATATTGCCGCTTTAATCTGCGCTGCTCAATTTGTTCGTGAAAGTGGTGATGAAGCAACAGCACAATTTATTGAAGAATACGCCGATTTTTTAGAATCTCACATTGAAGCTTGGACGGTTACTACCGAAGGAACCCTGGTTCCTGGCATCAAACGCCATTACATCCGAATTACTCCTACAAATATCAATAATCCTCAACCCAACGAAAATCCTAATCAGGGAACTCTTCTTATTGCCAGTCAGCCACCTGGTGAACCAGCAGAATTTCCAGCGAAGGAAATTGTCGATGGCGGATTCTTACAATTAGTTCGCTATGGAATTCGCAAACCAGATGACCCGATTATCGTTGATTCTGTCAAAGTAATTGATGCAATCTTAAAAGTAGATACACCCGTTGGCCCTTGTTGGCATCGTTACAACCACGACTGCTACGGTCAACAAGAAGATGGAAGTCCTTACATTGGTTATGGCAAGGGACACGCTTGGCCTCTTTTGACAGGAGAACGAGGACATTATGAATTAGCTGCTGGCGGCGATGTCAAAACATATATCAAGGTGGTGGAAGGATTTGCTTCAAACACTTGTTTGTTACCAGAACAGGTTTGGGATGAAGCAGATAGACCGGATATCCATCAGTATTTGGGAAAACCAACAGGTTCTGCGATGCCTTTAATGTGGGCGCACGCAGAGTATATCAAGCTGCTACGGTCAAACCATGATGGTCAGGTGTTTGATTTTATTCCAGAGGTAGCGAATCGTTATTTAGGCGAAAGAAAGCAGTGTAAATCGTTGGAAATTTGGAAGTTTAACCGTCAAATAGACAAAGTTAAAAAAGGTTATACACTACGAATTCACGCTTTAGCATCTTTTCAATTACACTGGTCTGATGATAATTGGCAAACTGTAAAAGATACCCCTTCTACTTCTACAAAGTTAGGAGTAAATTTTGTAGATATTTCTGTTTCTGATAACCAACAGCAGCCAATTATCTTTACCTTTTTCTGGATTGACACTAGTAAATGGGAACAACGCAATTACACAGTTGCAGTTTCATAA
- a CDS encoding cupin domain-containing protein: protein MKNNSSYKPTIDYWHVWTDRDGISHQSRCQIEDFIEKGIAPDTSPQWLSNLKQSGATITFTVLPVGWVGNWHENPKPQWVIPLSGRWFVETMDGQRVEMGPGEISFGEDQGTKADAQGNKGHLSGTVGDAPAVLIMVQLEENPTIEQSCRFK, encoded by the coding sequence ATGAAAAATAACTCATCATACAAGCCAACAATTGATTACTGGCACGTCTGGACTGACCGCGATGGTATAAGTCACCAGTCCCGTTGTCAAATTGAAGACTTCATTGAGAAAGGCATAGCTCCAGATACCTCACCACAGTGGCTTTCTAATTTGAAGCAATCTGGTGCTACAATCACCTTTACTGTGCTACCCGTGGGATGGGTTGGTAACTGGCATGAGAACCCGAAACCCCAGTGGGTAATCCCTCTATCGGGACGCTGGTTTGTGGAGACTATGGACGGGCAGCGAGTCGAGATGGGCCCTGGCGAAATTTCATTTGGAGAAGACCAAGGCACGAAGGCGGACGCGCAAGGTAATAAGGGTCACTTATCTGGAACAGTAGGCGATGCGCCAGCTGTTCTGATAATGGTACAGCTTGAAGAGAATCCGACTATAGAGCAATCCTGTCGCTTTAAGTAA
- a CDS encoding alpha/beta fold hydrolase, translated as MLSKVRSHPYFLTPQSSNPSYPLLIFLPGMDETGKDLMYIQTAGLEAAFDVRCFVIPPDNLTTWDEMTEELVTLTQIELEKEPRRHVRPGSPTEVAYRETSLVYLCAESFGGCLALKVLEKFPQLFTNIILINSASSFHRVPWLNLGSLLFPYTPQLFYKISSFLSLPFLANLSRVSPVASQALLKSTSFAPKKTANQRLSLMKEFDIDENKLSQITQPVLLIASKNDRLLPSEAEAQSLSNIFPNSQIITLPNSGHACLVQNDVNLYQILLSANFIVT; from the coding sequence ATGTTATCTAAAGTCCGCAGTCATCCTTATTTTTTAACTCCCCAGTCATCTAATCCTAGCTATCCACTTTTAATATTTCTACCTGGAATGGATGAGACAGGAAAAGACTTGATGTACATTCAAACAGCCGGTTTAGAGGCTGCTTTTGATGTCCGTTGTTTTGTAATTCCACCTGATAATTTAACAACTTGGGATGAAATGACAGAAGAACTGGTAACTTTAACCCAGATAGAACTAGAAAAAGAACCGCGTAGACACGTTCGCCCAGGGTCTCCTACAGAAGTGGCTTATCGTGAGACATCGCTTGTTTACCTCTGTGCAGAATCATTCGGTGGTTGCTTGGCGTTAAAAGTTTTAGAAAAATTTCCTCAACTATTTACAAATATTATTTTAATTAATTCTGCTTCTTCATTTCATCGAGTACCTTGGTTGAATTTAGGTTCGCTTTTGTTCCCTTACACACCTCAATTGTTTTATAAAATTTCTTCGTTTTTATCTTTGCCTTTTCTAGCTAATTTAAGTCGAGTTTCACCTGTTGCTAGCCAAGCGCTTTTAAAATCAACCAGTTTTGCACCAAAAAAAACCGCTAATCAGCGTCTATCTTTGATGAAAGAATTTGATATTGACGAGAATAAATTATCTCAAATAACTCAACCTGTCTTATTAATTGCCAGTAAAAATGATCGACTTTTACCTTCAGAAGCGGAGGCACAAAGTTTAAGTAATATTTTTCCTAATTCTCAAATAATAACTTTACCTAATAGCGGCCATGCTTGCTTAGTTCAAAATGATGTTAATCTTTATCAAATTTTATTATCAGCTAATTTCATCGTTACGTAA
- a CDS encoding SDR family oxidoreductase gives MSYSPYLLKGQKALVTGASSGIGEAIARNLASSGAAVVINYHSEAQEAQKIVDDIKTANGEAFAIQADVSKEDQVKAMFSKMLQEFGTIDILVSNAGIQKDSAFIDMTLDQWNAVIGINLTGQFLCAREAAKEFLRRGVKPDISCAAGKIICMSSVHQVIPWAGHVNYATSKGGINMMMQSIAQELAPHKIRVNSIAPGAIKTPINKSAWDTPEAEAKLLQLIPAKRVGDVEDIAKAAVWLASDDSDYVNGTYNTICRWWYDFVSRVYREWLK, from the coding sequence ATGAGCTATTCCCCTTACCTGCTCAAAGGTCAAAAAGCACTTGTAACGGGCGCTAGTTCTGGCATTGGTGAAGCTATAGCTCGCAATTTGGCTTCGTCAGGTGCAGCAGTAGTTATTAACTATCATTCTGAAGCCCAAGAAGCCCAAAAAATTGTTGATGATATTAAAACTGCTAATGGAGAAGCATTCGCTATTCAAGCTGATGTCAGCAAAGAAGACCAAGTAAAAGCGATGTTCAGCAAAATGCTCCAAGAATTTGGCACTATTGATATTTTGGTAAGTAATGCGGGCATTCAAAAAGACTCAGCATTTATAGATATGACCCTCGATCAATGGAATGCAGTGATTGGGATAAACCTGACAGGACAATTTTTATGTGCGCGAGAAGCGGCAAAGGAGTTCTTGCGTCGAGGTGTGAAGCCCGATATTTCTTGTGCGGCAGGTAAGATTATTTGCATGAGTTCAGTGCATCAAGTAATTCCTTGGGCGGGTCATGTGAATTATGCTACTAGTAAAGGCGGTATCAATATGATGATGCAAAGTATTGCCCAAGAACTTGCTCCTCACAAAATTCGCGTTAATAGTATTGCCCCTGGCGCAATCAAAACTCCAATTAATAAATCAGCCTGGGATACTCCAGAAGCAGAGGCGAAGTTACTACAATTGATTCCAGCAAAACGAGTAGGTGATGTAGAAGATATCGCCAAAGCAGCAGTTTGGCTAGCTTCTGATGACTCTGATTATGTTAACGGTACATACAACACTATTTGTAGATGGTGGTATGACTTTGTATCCAGGGTTTACAGAGAATGGTTAAAATAA
- a CDS encoding cation diffusion facilitator family transporter encodes MATDSSKKTIFAAMGANLAIAITKFIAAAITGSSAMISEGIHSIGDTSDQLLLLLGLSRSQKPADDSHPFGYGQELYFWTLIVAILIFAIGGGMSIYEGITHLINPSPLEDPMWNYIVLGVAIILEGSSWTVALREFLPTKGKQNFWQAIKNSKDPTVFTVLFEDTAAILGLLVALIGIFLGHLFNNVYFDGIASIIIGIILALVAVLLARESKGLLVGESANPQTIANIRSLSKTEPRVQKVIRILTMQLAPQEVLLNLEIQFSNNLTGEEIALTVD; translated from the coding sequence ATGGCAACTGATTCATCTAAAAAAACAATTTTTGCGGCGATGGGGGCTAACTTAGCGATCGCCATTACTAAATTTATCGCCGCCGCCATTACTGGTAGTTCTGCCATGATATCTGAGGGGATTCATTCAATTGGAGATACTAGCGACCAATTATTACTTTTGTTGGGACTTAGTAGGAGCCAAAAGCCAGCAGATGATAGCCATCCTTTTGGTTACGGTCAAGAACTTTATTTCTGGACTTTAATTGTTGCCATCCTCATATTTGCTATTGGTGGCGGGATGTCTATTTATGAAGGAATTACTCATTTAATTAACCCCAGCCCTTTAGAAGATCCAATGTGGAATTATATTGTGTTGGGTGTGGCAATAATACTTGAGGGTTCTTCTTGGACTGTAGCTTTAAGAGAGTTTTTACCGACCAAGGGGAAGCAGAATTTTTGGCAAGCAATAAAAAACAGTAAAGATCCAACAGTATTTACAGTTTTATTCGAAGATACTGCCGCCATTTTAGGCTTACTCGTCGCCTTGATAGGAATTTTCTTAGGACATTTATTTAATAATGTTTATTTTGATGGCATTGCCTCGATTATTATAGGCATTATTTTAGCTTTAGTAGCAGTATTACTAGCGAGAGAAAGTAAAGGATTATTAGTTGGTGAAAGTGCTAATCCTCAAACTATAGCCAATATCCGTTCTTTGTCCAAAACAGAACCAAGAGTACAAAAAGTCATACGTATACTTACAATGCAGCTTGCTCCACAGGAAGTATTACTCAACTTGGAAATTCAATTTTCTAATAATCTTACAGGTGAGGAAATAGCATTAACGGTGGATTAA